Below is a window of Fimbriimonadia bacterium DNA.
TGCATCCGGCGGCAAGCAGCACGATACCACCGAGCGTTGCTAGCACTGCTATGTGCAGTCGTTCCTTCATTGTCATCGTTACCTCCTAAGTCTTCGCCTTAAGCAGTCGCTTCGAACCGAGCCGCGCGCTCACGCGATCAAGCACGACCGCGATGATAATCGCGCAGCCGATGATAATCCACTCGTACTTCTGGTCGAAATGCAGCGTGCGGATGGATTGCTGCATGAGCGCGATCAGAAGGGCGCCTAACATAGCGCTGATCGCGCTCCCTTTGCCTCCCGCAAGACTCGCCCCGCCCACCACCGCAGATGCAATCACATACAGCTCGTAGCCCGTCGCGTCGGCACTAGATGCCGCCCCGAAGTATCCAGCCGCGATGAACGCCGCGATGCCTGCCGTGAGCCCGGAGATCGTATACACTGCGATCAGTACCCGCTTGATACGTACCCCGGAGTATCGAGCTGCCTCCACATTTCCACCCACCGCGAACACACGTCGGCCGCTGACCGTCTTGGTGAGGTACAGCCAGCCGCATACCGCCACCGCTAGCATCACTAACATCGGCACGGGATAGAGCTGTTTGCCGAGCCCGAGGTTCGCCTTCGCCAGGTCTGTCAGCGAGCTGGGGACGAGGATGCTTTCCGCCCGGCTAGTGACGAACGCGATTCCGCGATACACCCACATGGTTCCCAAGGTGATGATGAAAGGGTGCACGCCGAGCCAGGTAATCATGATGCCGTTCAGGAGCCCACACAGCGTGCCGAGCCCGCAGCACACTAAGACCCCGACGCCGATCGCTGCTCCGCCCGTCAGCTCTAGGTCCCTGAGCACCATCGCCGAAAGCACTCCGGCGAGCGCATAGGTGGAACCGACGGACAGATCGATCCCGGCGGTGATGATCACCATGGTCACCCCCACCGCCATGATCGCAAAGAAGCTGGCAAAGGTGGCAACCTGCATCAGAGTCGCGGCATTCAGGAAGTTGTTCACCTCCGCCCCGGTCACGCGGTTGGTGTGGGTACCCGCGAACAGCGTGAGCACCACTCCGAGCGCCAGGATCACCACGAGCAGCCCGAACTGCTGAGAGCCGACGAGAGCCAAGAGGTTGCGACGCATCCAGGCTCCGATTCCGCGTTCTTGCCCCGCCTCCTGCCCAGATCGGGTGGTCTGTTAGCGCGGTGTAAGGGCACACCCCGGTCGGTAACCCACTCCGCGGTTGCCCGTCTACCTATCGTAGGTATGTGGCCGCCGCGCCCACCCTCGCGGCAGCAGGTGAAGGCGACTAAGATGCGGGTACTGATATGCCTGGCCGGGCTTGCGTGCGCGGCAGCCACGACAGGCTCAGGCCCTCAGTGGTTCAGGCGTGGGTTCTGTGGACTACCCGCCCATCTGCGACATCGTCTCCGGGACCGAGGAGCCCCCGTTCGTCGTTGCAGCCACGGACGGCGCAATCTGTCACTATCGGCCGGGCATGGTCCACTGGTCGAGCCAAACCGACCGTTTACCATACGTCGGCGGTGCGCAGACCGGCGTTCTCGCCCGACTGGAGGCTCTGCGGTTTGGGCGGCAAAGTGCACGTGACGATGCCGGGAGATTATGACAATCCGAGACCCATCCTCACCTTCGATACCTATGCCAACGCCATCGCATACTCGCCCGCCGTCTGGCACCCCGCCCGCGCCGGAATTGAGCCCTAGCCACCACCCTCGCCCCGTTCTCTTCTTATTCCTCACCACTCGCAGGGGCGGCTTCCTTGTGTGTTTCTCAGGGATGTCGTGTGCTAGCGAAGGTGGCTTTGGAAGATGCGGCGAGCGATCTTTCGAACCCAGATGTTCGAACGATACGGACATCTCGCGGGTTTGTGAACGGCTACAACCTGCAGCTGCTGCGGATGCGGCGTGACGTAGTGTCCGATGACAAGATATCCTTTCTCTAGGGATGACAGGCCTGTCCGTGTCTCCCAGTGCTCGATCGACCTAGCACTTTAGGTGGATGCCGGTCGCTTCACCGGGGACCGAGGGGAGTTCCTACAACTCCCGCAATTCGCACATCGGAATACCGAAGACATGCCGGTGAGTCTGGCTCCGTGATATGGATTTCTCCTCCCAGGTCGCCCAACCGCTGCACCGGCTCCGCGCGAATCGACGCAGCGGACGGGCGACGACGGAGAGCGCTCACGACGAAGGATGGCGGCGTGGGCGGGTCGTGTACCCAAGGGAGGAAGACCGTGAACCGATTCCAATCTGCAGCTTTTGCGTCACTGCTCCTGATGGCCGTGCTGTCCTTCGCGGACAACCCCGTCTACACCGCCCAGTTCGTGCACCCTGCCAACGGTGCCTGCGTGCGCTGGTTCCAAGATGTGACGTTCAAGGTCACGGGCCCGCCGCCATTGCGCATCACGGTGCGGGACGAAGTCGGCCACTACATCTACGATGAGCGGTGGTATGGCTCGCTGCCGCCGTATATCACCATAGGCTTCGACCCCAAAGCGTTGGGGCTGGACGATGGCGAACACACTCTCTTCCTCTGGGCAGGGGACGAGCAGGGCAACGAGGCAAGCGCCTCGTTGTTCCTCCGTGTGGACACCGTCCCCCCCACCGTACGACTCCTTCAGCCCACACAGGGCGAGGTGGTTAGCGGAGACGTGTGGATCGAAGGCGAGGTCTTCGACAATTACATGGGACCCGGGGAGTGGTGGCTGTACATTGACGGCGTGCGCGTCAAGAAGGGCTATGGCCCGAACGTCGAGTACGTCTGGAGCACCGTCGGAATCGCTGCAGGTAGCACGCATCGCATCCGCATCGTGGCATTCGACCAGTGCGGGAACGCGGCACAGACACCCAACGTCGAGGCGACTATCGCAGCTACCATCCGAGGACAGGTCGAACTAGGTCAGTACTACGGTTCGCCGAAGAACAAGGGATTCAAGGTAGTCCTGAAAGAGGGCGATACGGTGGTCGAGACGCTAACAACCACGCTGGACGCCCAAGGCCGCTACAGCGTAGTGAGCCACAACATCGGCACGTATAGCATCATGACCAAGCCGAGCCACTGGCTGCAGATCAACCACGGGCCTATCCGCCTGGACGGCACAACCGACCTGAATCCGACACATCCCATCAACGGGGACGCGAACGGCGACAACCAAATTGACCTGCGGGACATCAACCAGTTGATGTTCGACTGGGATACGGTCCTGTGGCGATCCGACATGGACGGCTCCGGCTCGGTTGACATCTACGACTTGAACCTCCTGTGTCTGAACTTCGGCCTCTTTGGCGATCGCTGAGGCCGGATGGGAGCGGCCGCTCCCGTTCCTGCGGTGCGCGGGCTGCCTCGAGGAGGGAGCCCGCGCCTCGGCATGTGCGCCGCCTCGGTATAATCCCGCCCACACATGTACGAAACTACGGAGAAGTACGCCTCACTAATCACCGAGCTCGACGGCTCCCCTGAGATCAGGTCCTTCTTGGACAGGATCAGTGAGGCAGCCATCGCGCTGACCGACGCAGACAACGCTCTGGTGGCCGTGGTGGACTACTTCGCTGGCGTCCTCCGCATCGAAGGCGGTGCGGGAGCCGATTGGGACGAAAGCAAGCGAAGCGTCGAGATCGGCGTCGGAGACGATAGGGGATTGGGCATCACGGCGTATGTGGCGGCATCCCGCCAGCCCTACAACAGCGGGGATGTGACCGCGGATGCGCACTACCGCAGCTTCGTGTCTTCCACCCGCAGTGAACTGGCGCTGCCCATTGTGGACAATCACGATCGGCTCCGCGGTGTGCTGAACGTCGAGAGCGACAAGGGAAACGCCTTCAGCGATCAGCACATCGCGCTGCTGAAGCCACTGGCCGCCCTGTGCGAATTGGCACTCCAACTTGGCGTCGAACGGGGCAGACAGGAGGCGTTTATCAGCATGGGCCACGTGCTCGCCTCGGACCCCGACGAGGAGACGCTGCTGCACGAAGTGCTCCGGATCGCTGCGGAGATGCTGGCGTTCGAGGCGTGTTCCATCTTCGTTTGGAGTTCGGAGGCGCGGGCCTATGTGCTGCGGGCGACGCGCGGCGACCTAGAGGGTCAGGTCGGGACGGCGATGTACACCGATGGCGAGGGACTGACCGGCAAGGTCGCGGAAACCGGCACAGCCATCCGGCTGGCCAATCCGACGGAGCATCCGGACTGGCGAGGGAAGTACCTGGAAATGCCTGCAGAGGAGATCAGCGCCTTTCTCGCAGTGCCAATTCCCGGAAGGGATAGGATGGTCGGGGTGATGCGGGTGCTGCGACGGCGCAGGGGCAGCCCGTGGATTGACAACAGCTTCACTGCAAACAACGAGCGGGTGCTGGCAGCGCTAGCCGCCCTGTTGGGCTCTGGCCTGGGAAGTATCCGAGCCGTACGTCGCCTCGTTCAATCGGAGCGAATGGCGGCTTGGGGCGAGATGTCCGCTCGCAGTGCGCACATGATCGGGAACCGAGCGTTTGCGATTCAGGGTGACCTGAACGAACTCCGATACGTGATCGAACAGCCGAACCCCGATATGGGGGCGATCCGGGATCTCGTAAATAGCCTCAGCGCCAACTTAGACCGACTCGAGGAGATCCTTTCCGAATTCCGGGACTTCGTGAAAGCCACCCACCTCGCCCTAGACACCACGGATATCAACGAGCTGGTGAGGTCAACGCTGGCCGAGATGTTCCCGAAGCGAACGGCAATCGAACTGAAGGTATCGCTGCAGGAAGATCTGCCGCCGGTTCAGTGCGATGCGGGCAAAATGCGTAGAGTGGTGTCGGAAATCATCGAGAATGCGCTGCACTTTCAGGAGAGTGGCACCTTCCGCGTGAGCACCGCACTGGCCGAGGAGCAAGACTTCCGGTCCGCGCGCATGTCCACGCCGGGCCGCCCATATGTGAAGCTAGTCTTTGAGGACGAGGGGCCAGGCGTCCCCGCGGATATGAAGCTGTCCATATTCGACCCCTTCCGCACCTCGCGGGTCAAAGGGATGGGTCTGGGACTGTCCATCGCAAAAGGTATCGTGGACGCTCACGGCGGTCGCCTTTACGAGGATGGAGTGCCCGGCACGGGAGCCCGATTCGTCATACTGCTGCCGGTGGGCAAGACGCCCGAGAGGAAGGCCAAGGATGTGTAGAGCACTGGTAATCGACGATGAGCCCGATGTACGCAAGGCGGTTCGGCGCCGGCTGGAGCGCTCCGGGGTCAAGGTGTTCGACGCGAGCTCGGCGGCGCAGGGAATTCTGATGATTCGGGAAGCCGACCCGCCGTATGACGTCATTATCACCGACATGTCCATGGAGAAGCCGGATTCGGGGATTGACGTGCTGAACGCTGCCGTCGCACGCGACCTATTCGCAGAGGTGATCGTGCTGACAGCCTATGGCAACGTGGCGAACGCCGTGGAGTGCATGAGACGCGGAGCCTTCGACTACGTGGAGAAGAATTCCCCCGGGGTGGATGTCTACGAGCTGCTGGCCATCAAGGTCGAGCAAGCAATGGACCGACGCAGGCAATCGCTGCGCACCGTTCGCAAGTGGGAGAGCGTGGCGGAGTCGCTCAAGAAAGAGTGAGGGAGCGCCGGGCGGACCAGACCTCGAGAGGTTGCCCGCCCGGCGCCGAAAGCTTTCCGTACGGTCCTACGCCGCGGCGACTTCCAGAGGCTGGATTAGCCGGACCTTATCCAGCATGATCTCGCCGCTGTCCGTGATCAGGCACGAACCGTAGAGGGGAATGTAGATTACATCGAGGATCTCGGCTTCGGTTCGGATTTCTGCCCCGGTTCGGTCGGAGGAGATGATCTCACACCGGTAGCCGATGTAGGTTTTCGCCTTGATTACCTGCATCTAGAGCCCACCTTCAACGCCAGTGATTACGGTCCCATCGAACCGCCGAGAAGCTCTTGCCACGACGGGGGCTCACTCGGGCTATGCCCTTTTCCCAGGTTGGGGCTGGTAGGTTTGGGGGATCGGCCGAGGATGAGCGATTTCCATGCCCCGACCCGTCGGCGTGTGGTGGAGCCACGTGACATCACACGGATTCCCGGAGCCCAGGGTCGGGAATGGCATCGTCTCTGTAACTAATTACCAGACATCCCTCGCCACTCGCAGAAGGCGGGGCAATGAGAGGAAGGTACCGACGCTCCGGGAGTCTAGCGGAAGCGCTTCACCGTGCCTGCAATCTGCAGCAACTCGTCCTTGGATAGCCCCACGCTGGACAACCCGAACCAGGTGTTGTTCTGCTTCCAGACCACCGAGACGCGCCCGCCAGGCTTGCCTCCGGTGAACAGCGTCCCCTCGACCCCCGCCACGGTCACCTTCTCGGAGTTGCCCAGCGGTCCGCGAGCAGCGAGCGTCGCAGTCGGGTCGTTGTCCTTGGACTGGACGAAGACGAGAGTCTTCCCGCTGTCGGGGTCTATAAACTCGCTGACGAACATGCCCTCGTTCGGCTGCTGGGCCGCGCGCCGGGCTTCGCGCAACTCCTGAAGTCGCTGTCGCAATTCCGGCGTCAGGTTCGCCTCCAAACGCTCTCGGTCGGGCGGCGGCGGGCCTTCCATCACCTGGATATCCGGCTCTCCACCAGCGGTGGTCACTCGGGCCTGAACGATCACGGCGCGGTCGCGAGGCACTCCGGGCGGCGAATCCATGCCTGCTCCGTCGTCCACGATGCTCACGGAAACGCGGTTGCCCTCCGGGTCCACCCAGATGCGCTGCATACCGGGTGGTGGGGGACCTCCCTGCGTGCTACCCGAGAAAGGCCGGATGACCTGGGGCTCGTTGCCTCCAACAGAACGCATCGTGCGGTGAACGGTGGATGCGTGGCGGAACTTCTCGGGCGGGGTGACCGTCGCGACCCAACCCAGGTTCAGCGTCTTGCTGAACTTCTCCATCACGGCTGCGAGTTCTGCTTCGTACTGCGTGCTGTCGCCTAGGCTTCGAACCCTCTCGAGCGCCGTGGCCGACACGCCGCCCTGGACCAACGTAGTCCCTTCCGGCAGACCGAACAGCGTGTCTTCCATCGGCTCGTTGAAGGTGGCCTCTGTTACTTCTCGCGAGTAGACGACCTTGCCCGCTTCGATGCGGTGGTATCGAAGGACGAGGCCGTACGTTTGGTCAATCCACTGCTTCTCCTGGTGAACGTTACTCCGAGGGTCGGTGGTAGTGAGAACGTAACACTTTCGGCCAACGACCGTATCTTCGCCTTCGAACTTGGCCGGTCGCTGAAGCTCCTTCTGAAGCAGGGATGCGGGGGCAGAGAACAGCGCCTTCTTCACGTTCGCCGGGAAGGCGACCTCGATTCGATCGGACGCCGACACGCCAGGTTCGGCAAGCGCAGCATTCAGACTCGGGACGTACAGGAACGAGCCTTCGCCGGATATGAGACGGACGTGCGGAGTCTTGGCCAGTGCGCCGCCGACTGGGAAGGTGCCCTCGATACGCATCTGCGCGCCCTTGCGGTAGACGGTGATCTGCTTCTCGGTCACCAGATCGCCCTTTTCGGTGACCACCAGACGCATCGTCTTGGGGTTCTGCCAGTTCGTTTGGGCCTGGGAGGCGACGACCGCCGTGCCGAGCAGGAATAAGAGGTACGTTGTACGAAACATTACCGTGGCGACCTCCGTTGACGGTTAACGCTATTGTGACCGGTCACGACTCGAATACGGTTGGGGTTCCCGCGGGATTCCCTACGCGCCGAACAATCCGAGGCGCGGTCTCCCTGTATTATTGTTGACGATTCTAAGGTCGGGTGGTTGCGGTGGCTTCGTGGTACTACATCAGCGGTCAGGGCCAGATCGGGCCGATAGGCGAGATTCAGGTAAGAAACCTGGTAGAGGGGAACATCATCACTCGCCAGACGCTCATGTGGAAGCCGGGGATGGCCGAGTGGTTGCCTGCCGGAAGCATCCCGGAGGTGGCAGCGATGTTCTCGCACTTCACACCTCCTTCTCCTCCGCCCGGCACGTCGGCTCAGGCTCCGTTCCCGTCGCCGGCGGCCCCGGACGCGCAGAACGTTAGGGCGGGCTCGTACGAACCGGTCGAGTATTCGGTGCCCACGGGCAGGAGCCGCGTGGCCGCCGGGGTGCTGAACATGTTCCTGCCCGGTGCGGGGCGGCTGTACCTCGGTTACTTTCTCATCGGCTTCCTCCAACTCGTGGTCACCGTCGTGAGCGTTCCCTTGTACTACTACATCCCGTGCACGTGCCTGCCGTTCTGCGTGCCGGGGCACCTGTGGTCGTTCATCGACGGCCTCATGATGCTGGCGTTCAACACCGTGGACAACGACGCTCGCGGCGTCCCGCTCCGGGACTGACCAGACGCGGACCTGTGGAGTACACTGGGTCGCGAGGTGAACTTGGTTTGAGCTGCCCCAGACCCAGCCTGGCCGTGATCATCCCCGCGTACAACGAGGAGGCGCGCATCGAGGGCACGCTGCGCCGCGTGGCGGAGTACCTGGACGGACGCGGGGCATCCTATCGCGTGACCGTGGTGAGCGACGGGAGCACGGACGGTACCGAGCACATCGTCCAGACGTTCGCAGAAAGCCACCCCCGTTTCGACCTGCTGGCCTATACCCCGAACCGCGGCAAGGGCTACGCCGTGCGTCACGGCATGCTGAGTTGCGAGGGGGACCGGATGCTGCTCTCCGACGCTGACCTGGCAACCCCCATCGAAGAGCTGGAGAAGCTGGAGGCAGCCATGGCGAACGGAGCCGACGTCGCGATTGGGTCTCGCCCCTTGCGAGAAAGCCGGCTGGAGGTGCGCCAACCCTTCTATCGCGAGTGGCTGGGGCGGGCCTTCAACCGCTTCGTGCAGCTTCTGGGTGTGCCCGGCATTCACGACACGCAATGCGGTTTCAAGTTGTTCACGCACGAGGCAGCGAAGGACGTGTTCTCGCGCTGCACCTACGATGGTTTCTCCTTCGATATCGAGGCGCTGTACGTAGCCAGACTGCTGAAGTACGAGATCGCCGAGGTGCCGATCGTGTGGAGGCACCAGGCCGGCTCCAAAGTCAACCTGCTGCGTGACGGCATGCGGATGACGTGGGACTTGTTGAAGCTTCGCACTCGTGGCTCGGCCCGCTACGTCGTTCAGCCCAATGAACGCTGAAGAGTACGAGCGGCTCTTCCGCATGGAAGACCGCTACTGGTGGTTCGTGGCTCGCCGCGAGCTCGGCGTGGGGTTCGTGCGGATGCACGTGCCGCGACACGCACGCATCCTGGACGTGGGCTGCGGGGCGGGTGCTACTGCGCGTGATCTCTCGGCGCACGGTACGGTTTTCGCCTGTGACCTGAGCGAGCGGGCACTGACTTTCTGCAGGCAGAGGGGACTGAGCGCTCTTGCGCTCGGGGACCTGCAGCGCCTGCCTTTCCGCACGGGCTCGGTCGAGTGCGTGGTCGCTCTGGACGTCCTAGAGCACGTGTCGGATGACGAAGACGCTCTGAAAGAGATTGCGCGCGTGCTGTCGCCTAACGGAACACTGGTGCTCAGCACACCCGCCTACCCCCTGCTATGGAGCGGGCACGACGTCGCACTTCATCATTTCCGTCGGTACCGGCGTGCCCGGCTCAGATCGCTCGTGGAGCGGTCGGGGTTGGAGATCGTGCGGCTCTCGTACGCTGTCTTCTTCCTCTTTCCCCTCGTCGCCATCGCTCGGCTGGTAGGCCGTATACTGGGTAGGAAGTCGCGGACGGGGCTGTGGTGGCTCGGCGACTGGCCGAACCGGGTGCTGCTTGCGCTAATGCGTTGGGAGAACCGACTCCTTCGCCGCACCGATCTGCCGTGGGGAGTGAGTCTCGTGTTGGTGGCGCGAAAGTGATCGGGACGTTCATTCTCGCCGGGCTGCTCGGCTACGCCAGCTTGGTAGAGCCCGCGATGCTTTTCCATCGGAGGTTTTCCATTCGGCTCCGTGGGATTCCCGAGGGTTGGGACGGCGCACGCATCCACCTCGTCACCGACTTGCACTGCAACCGCTGGACGAGCATGGAGTCGCGGATCGCGCGCATCCTGGCAGAACCGGCAGACCTGCTGCTCTTCGGCGGCGACATCGTGAACACCAACGCTGCGGTCGACAACATCGCGCGGCTGGTGCAGGCCGCTAACGTGACGTACGGCGCCTTCGGCGTGCTTGGCAACGCGGAGCACAAGCGGTGGGTGGACACCGCCCGGGCGGTGCCGGAGATGGAAGCGGCCGGCTTGCGAATGCTAGGCAACGAGTGGTTGCAGCTCATACGGTCGGGCGATGCGATCGCCTTGTTAGGAGTAGACGACCCACACA
It encodes the following:
- a CDS encoding ABC transporter permease, with product MRRNLLALVGSQQFGLLVVILALGVVLTLFAGTHTNRVTGAEVNNFLNAATLMQVATFASFFAIMAVGVTMVIITAGIDLSVGSTYALAGVLSAMVLRDLELTGGAAIGVGVLVCCGLGTLCGLLNGIMITWLGVHPFIITLGTMWVYRGIAFVTSRAESILVPSSLTDLAKANLGLGKQLYPVPMLVMLAVAVCGWLYLTKTVSGRRVFAVGGNVEAARYSGVRIKRVLIAVYTISGLTAGIAAFIAAGYFGAASSADATGYELYVIASAVVGGASLAGGKGSAISAMLGALLIALMQQSIRTLHFDQKYEWIIIGCAIIIAVVLDRVSARLGSKRLLKAKT
- a CDS encoding GAF domain-containing protein, producing the protein MYETTEKYASLITELDGSPEIRSFLDRISEAAIALTDADNALVAVVDYFAGVLRIEGGAGADWDESKRSVEIGVGDDRGLGITAYVAASRQPYNSGDVTADAHYRSFVSSTRSELALPIVDNHDRLRGVLNVESDKGNAFSDQHIALLKPLAALCELALQLGVERGRQEAFISMGHVLASDPDEETLLHEVLRIAAEMLAFEACSIFVWSSEARAYVLRATRGDLEGQVGTAMYTDGEGLTGKVAETGTAIRLANPTEHPDWRGKYLEMPAEEISAFLAVPIPGRDRMVGVMRVLRRRRGSPWIDNSFTANNERVLAALAALLGSGLGSIRAVRRLVQSERMAAWGEMSARSAHMIGNRAFAIQGDLNELRYVIEQPNPDMGAIRDLVNSLSANLDRLEEILSEFRDFVKATHLALDTTDINELVRSTLAEMFPKRTAIELKVSLQEDLPPVQCDAGKMRRVVSEIIENALHFQESGTFRVSTALAEEQDFRSARMSTPGRPYVKLVFEDEGPGVPADMKLSIFDPFRTSRVKGMGLGLSIAKGIVDAHGGRLYEDGVPGTGARFVILLPVGKTPERKAKDV
- a CDS encoding response regulator produces the protein MCRALVIDDEPDVRKAVRRRLERSGVKVFDASSAAQGILMIREADPPYDVIITDMSMEKPDSGIDVLNAAVARDLFAEVIVLTAYGNVANAVECMRRGAFDYVEKNSPGVDVYELLAIKVEQAMDRRRQSLRTVRKWESVAESLKKE
- a CDS encoding DUF4367 domain-containing protein; this translates as MFRTTYLLFLLGTAVVASQAQTNWQNPKTMRLVVTEKGDLVTEKQITVYRKGAQMRIEGTFPVGGALAKTPHVRLISGEGSFLYVPSLNAALAEPGVSASDRIEVAFPANVKKALFSAPASLLQKELQRPAKFEGEDTVVGRKCYVLTTTDPRSNVHQEKQWIDQTYGLVLRYHRIEAGKVVYSREVTEATFNEPMEDTLFGLPEGTTLVQGGVSATALERVRSLGDSTQYEAELAAVMEKFSKTLNLGWVATVTPPEKFRHASTVHRTMRSVGGNEPQVIRPFSGSTQGGPPPPGMQRIWVDPEGNRVSVSIVDDGAGMDSPPGVPRDRAVIVQARVTTAGGEPDIQVMEGPPPPDRERLEANLTPELRQRLQELREARRAAQQPNEGMFVSEFIDPDSGKTLVFVQSKDNDPTATLAARGPLGNSEKVTVAGVEGTLFTGGKPGGRVSVVWKQNNTWFGLSSVGLSKDELLQIAGTVKRFR
- a CDS encoding DUF4339 domain-containing protein, whose translation is MASWYYISGQGQIGPIGEIQVRNLVEGNIITRQTLMWKPGMAEWLPAGSIPEVAAMFSHFTPPSPPPGTSAQAPFPSPAAPDAQNVRAGSYEPVEYSVPTGRSRVAAGVLNMFLPGAGRLYLGYFLIGFLQLVVTVVSVPLYYYIPCTCLPFCVPGHLWSFIDGLMMLAFNTVDNDARGVPLRD
- a CDS encoding glycosyltransferase family 2 protein; the encoded protein is MSCPRPSLAVIIPAYNEEARIEGTLRRVAEYLDGRGASYRVTVVSDGSTDGTEHIVQTFAESHPRFDLLAYTPNRGKGYAVRHGMLSCEGDRMLLSDADLATPIEELEKLEAAMANGADVAIGSRPLRESRLEVRQPFYREWLGRAFNRFVQLLGVPGIHDTQCGFKLFTHEAAKDVFSRCTYDGFSFDIEALYVARLLKYEIAEVPIVWRHQAGSKVNLLRDGMRMTWDLLKLRTRGSARYVVQPNER
- a CDS encoding class I SAM-dependent methyltransferase is translated as MNAEEYERLFRMEDRYWWFVARRELGVGFVRMHVPRHARILDVGCGAGATARDLSAHGTVFACDLSERALTFCRQRGLSALALGDLQRLPFRTGSVECVVALDVLEHVSDDEDALKEIARVLSPNGTLVLSTPAYPLLWSGHDVALHHFRRYRRARLRSLVERSGLEIVRLSYAVFFLFPLVAIARLVGRILGRKSRTGLWWLGDWPNRVLLALMRWENRLLRRTDLPWGVSLVLVARK
- a CDS encoding metallophosphoesterase, which gives rise to MIGTFILAGLLGYASLVEPAMLFHRRFSIRLRGIPEGWDGARIHLVTDLHCNRWTSMESRIARILAEPADLLLFGGDIVNTNAAVDNIARLVQAANVTYGAFGVLGNAEHKRWVDTARAVPEMEAAGLRMLGNEWLQLIRSGDAIALLGVDDPHTGRADLSAALRDCPSGFRLLLAHAPQVLMDPIVGEVDLVLCGHTHGGQVRVPGVGGLLAHSLFEWRWSEGHFYPDQVRRALGYPRAPHVYVSRGVGTGFIHFRFLCPPEVQTITLRRA